The following proteins come from a genomic window of Cryptosporangium phraense:
- a CDS encoding DUF4272 domain-containing protein, giving the protein MIRAATMADLAELGFPALPDGYPLIWEQGDSVALRPTEELLGRCAVLNAVLAGVFGAPAELTCGWLERNGLVEAVTGPEWAFLSERKGSGDLYGLHVEALWAFAWVLGVGEDLDPGRYCGEGLAAWLPDIGADESFVDWQARAGARPRPAVEVAALLDLHYCLDWGHVQALMNDEPTPGVTLPYVIGQRRWALEWAVTFRGPYHPEPPRWDEVDLAS; this is encoded by the coding sequence ATGATCCGGGCCGCGACGATGGCCGACCTGGCCGAGCTCGGCTTTCCGGCGCTGCCCGACGGCTACCCGCTGATCTGGGAGCAGGGTGACTCGGTGGCGCTGCGGCCGACCGAGGAGCTGCTCGGCCGGTGCGCGGTGCTCAACGCGGTGCTGGCCGGGGTGTTCGGGGCGCCGGCCGAGCTGACCTGCGGCTGGCTCGAGCGCAACGGCCTGGTCGAGGCGGTCACCGGCCCGGAGTGGGCGTTCCTGTCCGAGCGGAAGGGCTCCGGCGACCTCTACGGGCTGCACGTCGAGGCGCTCTGGGCGTTCGCCTGGGTGCTGGGCGTCGGCGAGGACCTCGACCCGGGACGCTACTGCGGCGAGGGCCTGGCGGCCTGGTTGCCCGACATCGGCGCCGACGAGTCCTTCGTGGACTGGCAGGCCAGGGCGGGCGCCCGGCCGCGTCCGGCGGTCGAGGTGGCCGCTCTGCTCGATCTGCACTACTGCTTGGACTGGGGGCATGTCCAGGCGTTGATGAACGACGAGCCCACTCCGGGCGTGACGCTACCGTACGTGATCGGCCAGCGACGGTGGGCGCTGGAATGGGCCGTCACCTTCCGTGGTCCCTACCATCCCGAGCCTCCGCGCTGGGATGAGGTCGATCTGGCGAGCTGA
- a CDS encoding maleylpyruvate isomerase family mycothiol-dependent enzyme: MTSSTYDLPAAVANVPLAQERFFGTIATLTDAEIREPSVLPGWSRAHVIAHVSRQGAAMVRLVDGALTHRSVEAYPGGPAVRDAEIETGAQSDVNDLMDEVSESNREVVYAFARMTAPTWGRQVLFPTGAYPASRCAWARWREVEIHHVDLGLDVYTIESWPEEFVGTHLPHELAKLPARLAPGVAVQVGESRFGTGEIVASLEGPDSALLAWLLGRVGLAAPALEIKGTPPELPPWS, translated from the coding sequence GTGACGAGTTCGACCTACGATCTCCCCGCCGCCGTCGCCAACGTTCCGCTCGCTCAGGAGCGCTTCTTCGGCACGATCGCGACGCTGACCGACGCCGAGATCCGCGAGCCGTCGGTGCTGCCGGGCTGGTCGCGCGCGCACGTGATCGCCCACGTGTCCCGGCAGGGGGCGGCGATGGTGCGGCTGGTCGATGGAGCGCTCACGCACCGGTCGGTCGAGGCGTACCCGGGCGGCCCGGCCGTCCGCGATGCCGAGATCGAGACCGGGGCTCAGAGCGACGTGAACGACCTCATGGACGAGGTCTCCGAGTCGAACCGCGAGGTCGTGTACGCGTTCGCCCGGATGACCGCGCCGACCTGGGGGCGTCAGGTGCTGTTCCCGACCGGCGCCTACCCGGCCTCCCGGTGCGCGTGGGCGCGCTGGCGCGAGGTGGAGATCCACCACGTCGATCTCGGGCTCGACGTCTACACGATCGAGTCCTGGCCGGAGGAGTTCGTCGGCACCCATCTGCCGCACGAGTTGGCCAAGCTGCCGGCCCGGCTGGCGCCGGGCGTCGCGGTGCAGGTCGGCGAAAGCCGGTTCGGCACCGGCGAGATCGTCGCGTCGCTGGAGGGGCCGGATTCCGCGCTGCTGGCTTGGCTGCTCGGCCGGGTCGGCCTGGCCGCCCCGGCCCTCGAGATCAAGGGCACCCCACCGGAACTCCCACCCTGGAGCTAG
- a CDS encoding cytidine deaminase, whose translation MIDWEALRAAATEAMHKAYAPYSKFPVGVAGLVDDGRVVVGCNVENASYGLGLCAECGMVSALAASGGGRLVAVACVDRSGNRLMPCGRCRQLLWEFGGPECLLDTVSGVKPMRDVLPDAFGPEDLVTR comes from the coding sequence ATGATCGACTGGGAGGCTCTTCGGGCCGCCGCCACTGAGGCGATGCACAAGGCGTACGCGCCGTACTCGAAGTTCCCGGTCGGGGTGGCCGGGCTGGTCGACGACGGGCGGGTCGTCGTCGGGTGCAACGTCGAGAACGCCTCGTACGGGCTGGGGCTGTGCGCCGAGTGCGGGATGGTCTCGGCGCTGGCGGCCTCCGGCGGCGGCCGGCTGGTGGCGGTGGCCTGCGTCGACCGCTCCGGCAACCGGCTGATGCCGTGCGGACGCTGCCGCCAGCTGCTGTGGGAGTTCGGCGGCCCTGAGTGCCTGCTCGACACCGTGTCGGGCGTCAAGCCGATGCGTGACGTGCTCCCGGACGCGTTCGGGCCCGAGGACCTGGTCACCAGGTAA
- a CDS encoding thymidine phosphorylase, producing the protein MVHFTAVDVIRAKRDGGALTDAQIDWVVDAYTRGEVAEEQMASLAMAILLRGMTREEITRWTAAMIASGDRMDLSAIPRPTVDKHSTGGVGDKITLPLAPLVAACGAAVPQLSGRGLGHTGGTLDKLESIPGWRARLTTEEYLAQLREVGAVVCAANDTLAPADRKLYALRDVTGTVESIPLIASSIMSKKLAEGSSALVLDVKVGSGAFMKTEADARELAETMVAIGTASGVRTVALLTAMSTPLGYAIGNAVEVEESVEVLAGGGPADVVELTVALAREMVAAAGIDADPAEVLASGKAMDSWRAMISAQGGDPSAPLPTAPVTEVVRAEQDGYLTLDAYAVGVAAWRLGAGRARKEDAVSASAGIRLHKREGDAVRAGDPILELRTEDAERIPSALDALSAGVSVGTAPADASPLVLGRIGG; encoded by the coding sequence GTGGTGCACTTCACGGCAGTCGATGTGATCCGGGCGAAGCGTGACGGCGGCGCCCTCACCGACGCGCAGATCGACTGGGTGGTCGACGCCTACACGCGGGGCGAGGTCGCCGAGGAGCAGATGGCGTCGCTCGCGATGGCGATCCTGCTGCGCGGGATGACCCGCGAGGAGATCACCCGCTGGACCGCGGCGATGATCGCCAGCGGCGACCGGATGGACCTGTCGGCGATCCCGCGCCCGACCGTCGACAAGCACTCCACCGGTGGCGTCGGCGACAAGATCACGCTGCCGCTGGCCCCGCTCGTCGCCGCCTGCGGCGCCGCCGTCCCGCAGCTCTCCGGCCGCGGCCTCGGGCACACCGGGGGGACGCTCGACAAGCTCGAGTCGATCCCCGGCTGGCGGGCCCGGCTCACCACCGAGGAATACCTGGCCCAGCTGCGGGAAGTCGGGGCCGTGGTGTGCGCGGCGAACGACACGCTGGCTCCGGCCGACCGGAAGCTCTACGCGCTGCGCGACGTCACCGGCACGGTCGAGTCGATCCCGCTGATCGCGTCCTCGATCATGAGCAAGAAGCTGGCCGAGGGCTCGTCCGCGCTCGTGCTCGACGTCAAGGTCGGGTCGGGCGCGTTCATGAAGACCGAGGCCGACGCCCGCGAGCTGGCCGAGACGATGGTGGCGATCGGCACGGCCTCCGGGGTTCGCACGGTGGCCCTCCTCACCGCGATGAGCACGCCGCTGGGTTACGCGATCGGCAACGCGGTGGAGGTCGAGGAGAGCGTCGAGGTGCTGGCCGGCGGCGGCCCGGCCGACGTCGTCGAGCTCACCGTGGCGCTGGCCCGCGAGATGGTGGCCGCGGCCGGCATCGACGCCGACCCGGCCGAGGTGCTGGCCTCCGGCAAGGCGATGGACAGCTGGCGCGCGATGATCAGCGCGCAGGGCGGCGACCCGTCGGCCCCGCTGCCGACCGCGCCGGTCACCGAGGTCGTGCGGGCCGAGCAGGACGGCTACCTCACGCTCGACGCCTACGCCGTCGGGGTGGCCGCCTGGCGCCTGGGTGCCGGGCGCGCCCGCAAGGAGGACGCGGTCTCCGCGTCCGCCGGCATCCGGCTGCACAAGCGTGAAGGCGACGCGGTGCGCGCGGGCGATCCGATCCTCGAACTGCGCACCGAGGACGCCGAGCGCATCCCGTCGGCGCTCGACGCGCTGTCCGCCGGGGTTTCCGTGGGCACCGCTCCGGCGGACGCCTCCCCGCTCGTGCTCGGCCGGATCGGCGGTTGA
- a CDS encoding ABC transporter permease → MSLIDTGTAAAPAAGPTPPARVNRTRLYYVLAAVVIAFFVVRALLGADDLTSAGAIRAALQLAVPIGLAGLGGVWTERAGVTNIGLEGMLIVGTLFGAWAGWQWGPWTGVVAGVVAGALVGALHALATVVFAVDQIVSGVAINILALGVGGVLGKVFFEGKPAASERQSPPIPDMGTWSIPGIDDPLGKLEGHHWVVISDLAGILRGVFVGLSPLTVLAILLVPLSWLILWRTGFGLRLRSCGENPTAAETLGVDVYRTKFMAVVISGAFAGLGGVYLVTVSSGTYLEGQTGGRGFIGLAAMIFGNWTPVGTAAGALLFGYTDALRLRSDNSSVPALLAFAAVALIYLAVRQMWRIYQRDGGGVLARRVAPSGVWLVAVGVFAAFVALGVSAADGWGTTGIVTLGLLIAAAIGYVGVRLGQRTEAGTLTLYLPTAVVLGVLTLIGFDVPNQFVGVTPNIATLLVLAFATQRLRMPAADGLPYRRGQG, encoded by the coding sequence ATGAGCCTCATCGACACCGGTACGGCCGCCGCGCCCGCGGCCGGCCCCACCCCGCCCGCGCGGGTCAACCGGACCCGGCTGTACTACGTGCTGGCCGCGGTCGTCATCGCGTTCTTCGTCGTGCGGGCCCTGCTCGGGGCCGACGACCTCACCTCGGCCGGCGCGATCCGGGCCGCGCTCCAGCTCGCGGTCCCGATCGGACTCGCCGGCCTCGGCGGGGTCTGGACCGAGCGCGCGGGCGTCACGAACATCGGCCTCGAAGGCATGCTGATCGTCGGCACGCTGTTCGGCGCCTGGGCCGGCTGGCAGTGGGGACCGTGGACCGGCGTCGTCGCCGGGGTCGTCGCGGGTGCGCTGGTCGGCGCGCTGCACGCGCTCGCCACCGTCGTGTTCGCGGTCGACCAGATCGTCTCCGGCGTGGCGATCAACATCCTCGCGCTCGGCGTCGGCGGCGTCCTCGGGAAGGTGTTCTTCGAGGGCAAGCCGGCCGCCAGCGAGCGGCAGTCGCCGCCGATCCCCGACATGGGTACCTGGTCGATCCCGGGCATCGACGACCCGCTCGGAAAGCTCGAGGGTCACCACTGGGTCGTGATCTCCGACCTGGCCGGCATCCTCCGGGGCGTGTTCGTCGGGCTCTCGCCGCTGACCGTGCTGGCGATCCTGCTGGTGCCGCTGTCCTGGCTCATCCTCTGGCGCACCGGCTTCGGCCTGCGGCTGCGCTCGTGCGGTGAGAACCCGACCGCGGCCGAGACGCTGGGCGTCGACGTCTACCGGACGAAGTTCATGGCCGTCGTCATCTCGGGCGCGTTCGCCGGGCTCGGTGGCGTCTACCTGGTGACGGTCTCCAGCGGCACCTACCTCGAGGGTCAGACCGGCGGCCGTGGCTTCATCGGTCTGGCCGCGATGATCTTCGGCAACTGGACGCCGGTCGGCACGGCCGCCGGTGCGCTGCTGTTCGGGTACACCGACGCGCTGCGCCTGCGGTCGGACAACTCGTCGGTGCCCGCGCTGCTGGCGTTCGCCGCGGTCGCGCTGATCTACCTGGCGGTCCGGCAGATGTGGCGGATCTACCAGCGTGACGGGGGCGGGGTGCTGGCCCGGCGGGTGGCCCCGTCCGGCGTCTGGCTGGTCGCGGTGGGCGTGTTCGCCGCGTTCGTGGCGCTGGGGGTGTCCGCGGCCGACGGCTGGGGGACCACCGGCATCGTGACGCTCGGATTGCTGATCGCGGCCGCGATCGGGTACGTCGGGGTGCGGCTGGGGCAACGGACGGAAGCCGGCACGCTGACGCTCTACCTGCCGACCGCGGTCGTGCTCGGGGTGCTGACGCTGATCGGGTTCGACGTCCCGAACCAGTTCGTCGGCGTCACCCCGAACATCGCGACGCTGCTGGTTCTGGCGTTCGCGACCCAACGCCTCCGGATGCCCGCCGCCGACGGCCTGCCGTACCGAAGAGGCCAAGGATGA
- a CDS encoding MMPL family transporter: MSRFCFRHRLLVVAVWVLAIVGGVFAAGPVFSSLDKGTNDAKFESVVGSDVLDAAETEGGSVIAVVDRVDPNAAATKSAVEAAAADVRTEQGVTRVDTPYTAGPALVSTDKRALLVIVHYRKDLASDVEDASVDAVSNRLDKIDDGLSGAKVQIGGDQVLGREINATVQNDLSTAEMISLPLTLVFMVIVFGGFIAAGLPVLGAVASVATAMLTLWGFSKFVGLGSDTVTVVTLLGLGLSIDYGLLVVSRYREELAGLVAAAGPGLTPKKVRVGKPILPASLREEAASRAGATAGRTVAFSALTVMASFLGLVLVQMPFLQAIGAAGISIALVTMLTAVTLIPALLRLVGRRITPAGVKRFRKAKHVNSERGLFAALARGVQRRPVVVLIGALGVLMVAAIPVFSVKISDPGLGEIPTSIESRRVLDTLDGRFGRQEAPAISVVARTDAAALDRWAAGFADDPEIRRIGKAEQVRPGTSVVAIDVKGDANGSDARHLVERLRADRPDGGESWVTGQAAFFHDELTLYQRDLPLAAGVIAVAMFILLFLMTGSVVVPIKALLMNLVSMGATFGAMVAAFQWGWGAGPLDLLVNPGLDPAVLMVIFVFAFGLSMDYETFLLARVKEEYDSGRSNDQAVRAGLQRTGRIITSAAIAMVIVFSCFVLGDIGTVEQIGLGLVVAVLVDATIVRCLLVPATMTLLGRANWWAPKPLRKLHDRFGLREAPSALEVVRAPEEPVLSGASARD, translated from the coding sequence TTGAGCCGATTCTGTTTCCGGCACCGCTTACTGGTGGTCGCCGTCTGGGTTCTGGCAATCGTCGGGGGCGTCTTCGCCGCCGGCCCCGTGTTCAGCTCGCTGGACAAGGGCACCAACGACGCGAAGTTCGAGTCGGTCGTCGGCAGCGACGTGCTCGACGCGGCCGAGACCGAGGGCGGCTCGGTGATCGCGGTCGTCGACCGGGTCGACCCGAACGCGGCCGCCACGAAGTCCGCGGTCGAAGCGGCCGCCGCCGACGTGCGCACGGAGCAGGGCGTGACGCGGGTCGACACCCCGTACACCGCCGGCCCGGCGCTCGTCTCGACGGACAAGCGCGCGCTGCTCGTCATCGTCCACTACCGGAAGGACCTCGCGTCCGACGTCGAGGACGCCTCGGTCGACGCGGTCAGCAACCGCCTCGACAAGATCGACGACGGCCTGAGCGGAGCGAAGGTCCAGATCGGCGGGGACCAGGTCCTCGGCCGGGAGATCAACGCGACCGTGCAGAACGACCTCTCCACCGCGGAGATGATCTCGCTGCCGCTGACGCTGGTCTTCATGGTCATCGTGTTCGGCGGCTTCATCGCGGCCGGCCTGCCGGTGCTCGGCGCGGTCGCCTCGGTGGCCACCGCGATGCTGACGCTCTGGGGCTTCTCGAAGTTCGTCGGGCTGGGCAGCGACACGGTCACGGTCGTCACGCTGCTGGGTCTCGGCCTGTCGATCGACTACGGGCTGCTCGTCGTCTCGCGCTACCGCGAGGAGCTGGCCGGGCTCGTCGCCGCGGCCGGCCCCGGGCTGACGCCGAAGAAGGTCCGGGTCGGCAAGCCGATCCTGCCGGCTTCGCTGCGTGAAGAGGCCGCGTCCCGGGCCGGGGCGACGGCCGGTCGGACGGTCGCGTTCTCCGCGCTCACGGTCATGGCCAGCTTCCTCGGCCTGGTGCTGGTCCAGATGCCGTTCCTGCAGGCGATCGGGGCCGCCGGTATCTCGATCGCGCTGGTCACGATGCTCACCGCGGTCACGCTCATCCCGGCTCTGCTCCGGCTCGTCGGCCGCCGGATCACGCCGGCCGGTGTGAAGCGGTTCCGCAAGGCCAAGCACGTCAACTCTGAGCGCGGGCTGTTCGCTGCTCTGGCCCGGGGCGTCCAGAGGCGTCCGGTGGTCGTGCTGATCGGTGCGCTCGGGGTGCTGATGGTCGCGGCGATCCCGGTCTTCTCGGTCAAGATCTCCGATCCCGGCCTGGGTGAGATCCCGACGTCGATCGAGTCCCGCCGGGTGCTCGACACGCTCGACGGCCGGTTCGGCCGTCAGGAGGCGCCCGCGATCTCGGTGGTGGCCCGCACGGACGCGGCCGCGCTCGACCGCTGGGCCGCCGGCTTCGCCGACGACCCGGAGATCCGCCGGATCGGTAAGGCCGAGCAGGTCCGCCCGGGCACGTCGGTCGTCGCGATCGACGTCAAGGGTGACGCCAACGGGTCGGACGCCCGGCACCTCGTCGAACGTCTCCGCGCCGACCGACCGGACGGGGGCGAGTCGTGGGTGACCGGTCAGGCCGCGTTCTTCCACGACGAGCTGACGCTGTACCAGCGGGACCTCCCGCTGGCCGCGGGCGTGATCGCGGTCGCCATGTTCATCCTGCTGTTCCTGATGACCGGGTCGGTGGTGGTGCCGATCAAGGCCCTGCTGATGAACCTGGTCTCGATGGGGGCGACGTTCGGCGCGATGGTCGCGGCCTTCCAGTGGGGCTGGGGCGCCGGTCCGCTGGACCTGCTCGTCAACCCGGGTCTGGATCCGGCCGTGCTGATGGTGATCTTCGTCTTCGCGTTCGGCCTGTCGATGGACTACGAGACGTTCCTACTGGCCCGGGTCAAGGAGGAGTACGACTCGGGTAGGTCCAACGACCAGGCGGTCCGGGCCGGCCTGCAGCGGACCGGCCGGATCATCACGTCGGCGGCGATCGCGATGGTGATCGTGTTCTCCTGCTTCGTGCTCGGTGACATCGGCACCGTCGAGCAGATCGGGCTCGGCCTGGTGGTCGCGGTCCTGGTCGACGCGACGATCGTCCGGTGCCTGCTGGTACCGGCCACGATGACGCTGCTCGGCCGGGCGAACTGGTGGGCGCCGAAGCCGCTCCGGAAGCTCCACGACCGGTTCGGTCTGCGTGAGGCCCCGTCGGCGCTGGAGGTCGTTCGCGCCCCAGAGGAGCCGGTCCTTTCTGGTGCATCCGCACGAGACTGA